The Raphanus sativus cultivar WK10039 chromosome 2, ASM80110v3, whole genome shotgun sequence genome includes a region encoding these proteins:
- the LOC108834224 gene encoding uncharacterized protein LOC108834224 isoform X1 produces MNLKEALRLSSPQTAKKSNNRRDRSPLPPPSRRDYKRRPIGSPPPPYRDRRHSPPMRRSSSSYDGRRGGYGPPDRRNDRFGYENDREMGGRHGYGDERPPGRFMGRGVIKTGREVVEVMVMPLTEEVLKGGMNMHGRWRRTSYLTYRAGILICPAVTALNKTSEPKSEDEADAED; encoded by the exons ATGAATCTCAAAGAAGCTTTACGCCTCTCCTCTCCACAAACGGCCAAAAAATCAAACAATCGCCGCGACCGCTCTCCCCTCCCACCGCCGTCCCGCAGGGATTACAAGAGGCGGCCTATCGGGAGTCCTCCGCCGCCGTACAGAGACAGGCGGCACTCTCCTCCCATGCGccgctcctcctcctcc TATGATGGTCGGCGTGGTGGTTATGGACCTCCCGATCGAAG GAATGATAGATTTGGATATGAGAATGACCGTGAGATGGGAGGAAGGCATGGTTACGGTGATGAAAGGCCTCCTGGCCGCTTTATGGGGCGGGGCGTTATCAAGACTGGGAGGGAGGTCGTGGAAGTTATGGTGATGCCTCTAACAGAGGAAGTACTCAAAG GAGGAATGAACATGCACGGAAGGTGGCGAAGGACTTCTTACTTGACTTACAGAGCGGGAATCTTGATTT GTCCTGCAGTGACAGCATTGAATAAAACAAGTGAGCCAAAGTCTGAGGATGAAGCAGATGCTGAGGATTGA
- the LOC108834224 gene encoding serrate RNA effector molecule-like isoform X2: MNLKEALRLSSPQTAKKSNNRRDRSPLPPPSRRDYKRRPIGSPPPPYRDRRHSPPMRRSSSSYDGRRGGYGPPDRRYQEYKSEYITTQKRVYFNAHKEEEWLKDKYHLTNLLTVIEKRNEHARKVAKDFLLDLQSGNLDLSCSDSIE, translated from the exons ATGAATCTCAAAGAAGCTTTACGCCTCTCCTCTCCACAAACGGCCAAAAAATCAAACAATCGCCGCGACCGCTCTCCCCTCCCACCGCCGTCCCGCAGGGATTACAAGAGGCGGCCTATCGGGAGTCCTCCGCCGCCGTACAGAGACAGGCGGCACTCTCCTCCCATGCGccgctcctcctcctcc TATGATGGTCGGCGTGGTGGTTATGGACCTCCCGATCGAAG ATATCAAGAATACAAGTCAGAGTATATCACAACACAGAAACGTGTCTATTTTAACGCTCACAAAGAGGAAGAATG GTTAAAAGATAAGTATCATCTAACCAACTTGCTAACTGTCATAGAAAA GAGGAATGAACATGCACGGAAGGTGGCGAAGGACTTCTTACTTGACTTACAGAGCGGGAATCTTGATTT GTCCTGCAGTGACAGCATTGAATAA